The following is a genomic window from Sporosarcina jeotgali.
CAAATAACGTAAACCACATTTGAAATAGATGAGTGCCCTCTTCGTCAAGCGGATTATGTTTCGCATATAATAACTCACTCGCTTGCATAGCCCGATTGAATGCCTCATCTGCGATTGTCTTTTCCACTAGATGGTAATCCAAACTGGAAGCGAGGACAAGCTTCTCAAGATCCTCCAGCTTTTCCACATCTATATAAGCAGGGTGTGCAATAATTTCTTGTTTATGAATGGACTTCCCTAAAAGAAAGAAGCCGAACATTCTTTCACTGACATACTCATTGCCGATTTTGTCGAGTAAGAATTGCTTGTCCTGTGTATAGACAGATGTATCAATTTCTTTATTCTCGTTAGCATCTATCCATGGTTCCAGACCAGCTTTTGAAGGGTCGATTTCAATCAGACGGCTAAATGCTGTTTCAGCCTGCTGCCTGTGCCCTGAAAAGAAAGCCGCATGGGCAAGCCAGAAGAAGAAGCCTGCGTCGCCTTCGAACCCTTTCTTCTGAATGCTGCGTAACCAGTGGTATGCTTCTTTATGATTACCAATCAGAGCGAAAGTAGCTCCCAATTTGTACCGGTTCTCAAACTGATATGGCCGAATTTTAACGAGTAATTCAGTAAGGGGCAGTAATTTTTCCTGATCCCCCTCGTAGTAATAGAAAACAGCTAGATTACATAACGCATGGATATTGCCTTGATCTTTTCGCAATACGTCGTACAACAATGCACGGGCATCCGAAGTTTCGCCTTTATAAAAATAAGCGAGGGCTAGGTTGTTAAACGAAGACCAAGATTCTGGATAATCCACAACGATGTCTTCTAAGACGGAGACCGCTTTGTCAAACTCGCCAGTTTCCATTAACCTTCTTGCTTTTTCTTGCAGCAAGTGAACTTCCTCGTCCGCCGGCTCGTCATCTGCTAAAAATGCGGCTTCTTGCTCTGCAAATTCAATGATTTCTTTCGCTTCTTCTGAAAGTTCCCCTTCAGGCGCCACATTCATATATTTTTCCGCAAATAATTTTGCTTCACGCAATAGCCCTAGATGTGCATGAATCTCTGCAAGATAGAAAATCACATCCCCATCTGCAGGCTCCAATTCATACGCTTGAATCAATAAATCGAGCGCTTCTTCAAAACGCCCTTCCTCCATCACCATAATGCCGTATTGCATGACAATTTGATGATCATTAGGGTTAAGTTCTACAGCACGCTTCAAATATTTCAGAGCCTCCGGAAATTGTTCTTTCTGAATTTCCGCCAGTGCCCGTTCATAGTAAAAATCACCGTCTGGGACAAATGAAATAATTTTATTGGGTTTTTTTTGCTCGTTTTTATCCAAACAGATTCCTCCGAAAAAACAAGAAGGAACGATTAAGACGCCCCTTCTTGCAATATGTCTACAGTATACCATAACTTCTTTTGTACAACGTTAAACCTTTAGCGTGTTTTTTTCCCGTTCAGCCCTCTGTTCGGCAGTATAAATTATTTGAACAGGATTCCCGCCAGCAAAAGCACCAGCCGGGATATCCTTATTCACAAGCGAAGCTGCAGAGACGACCGCGCCATCACCAATTGTAACTCCAGGCAATATTGTAGAGTTGGCACCAATCATAACTTCGTCTCCAATCACTACATCCCCAATCCGGTACTCGTCAATTAAGTACTCATGAGCCAAGATCGTCGAATTGAAGCCGATGATTGTATTTTTCCCGATACGGATGCGTTCAGGGAACATGACATCAGGAAAGACCATGAGTGCAACCGCTGTGTGCTGACCGACTTCCATCCGTAAAAATGTTCTATAAAGCCAGTTTTTTGCTTTAAAGAACGGTGTGTAGCGAGAAATTTGAATGACCATAAAATTCTTTGCCACTTTGAAAAACGAGACGGTTTTGTACAAGTTCCAGAGTGAATTTCCTTTCCCATGCACCTGAAAGCGGTCTGTCTTTCTCATTTTACTTTCACACCTGTAAGTTCATAAAGATCTGAAATGTGGTTCAACATATAGTCTGGGTTAAAAGTCGAAAGAAATTCTGGACCTTTTAAAGACCACGAAACCGCAGCAGTGCGGACACCTGCATTTTTCCCGCCTTCGATGTCATGATAGTTATCCCCGACCATTAAAACTTCTTCTTTAGATGCATGCAAACGCTCTATCGCCAGTAACAAAGGTTCGGGATCCGGCTTCGGATTCTGCACATTATCTAATCCGATAACCGTTTCAAATAGATGGGAAATGCCGATCAAATCCAATCCTTTTTGGACCATATCATTTCTTTTAGTAGAGACTACCGCCATACGGATTCCATGGTTTGCTAAATGAGTTAACACTTCTGTAACTCCGTCAAACTCGGAAACTAAACGGTCATGGTTGGTCATGTTCCATTCCCGATACTCTTGAATCATTCCTTCCGTCTTAGAAGGATCCATCTTAGTGAAGGTCTCAGCCAATGTCGGTCCTAAGAAAGGTAAAATTTCAGTTCGTGTATATTGTCCGGGGTAATGTTTTCCGAGCAATTGCTCAAAAGACTGCATGATCAATTCATTTGTGTCTAATAACGTACCGTCCAAATCGAACAGTATGGTTGTAATTGGCTTATCCATTAATAACAGCAGCCTCCTTTTCCAGTTTCTCGTTCAGCTTCTGTCTCCAGAAAAATGCAACTGCTATCGTTAATACAAACGCGGTTATAATTCGAATCAAAAGCAGCGGCCAGACAGGAATTCCTAACGGGATAAACAGTAAAGTATCTTCAATGACAGCATGACAAGCGACAAGGAAGATGAACGATAATGTTGCATCTCGTTTGCTGACCCCGTCTTCTTGAACTGCCTGAATCATAACTCCCGCACCATACGCAAGACCAATGACCAGCCCAGCCACGAGCGTTAAAGATGCGTTCGGCTGAACACCAATCAGTCTAGTGACAGGCGAAAATTTAGAGGAGAACTTTTCCAAGTACTTTCGGTCCTTCAAAAATTGCACGACAAGCATTAACGGGATTACAATGAGCGCGAGCTGCAAAACTCCGAAAGAAGCCTTTTGCAGTCCTAATAAAAGAATTTCAAGCCAGCCGTCTGGCACTGCAGCTGTTTCAGGAGCAATCCCATACTTCGCAATCTCACCGCCTCCTTGCCAAACGAGGTTGATGACAATTCCTGAGACCGCCGCTAAACCGAAGCGTACAACCAAGACAATCCAAAGTTTAACGCCAACTTTTAACGCAACACCCGTTTCGATGAACAAGTTGTGAGCAAAACTAAGCATGACCGCGATGATGAATACTTCTTTCACTGTCAAATCGAGCGACAGGATACCGGCAATTCCGGCATACAAGTTCAATGCATTCCCGAGCACCAGAGGGATCGCCGCTTCTCCCCTTAATCCAAAAAGGTTCATAAATGGAGAGATCAGCTTAACAATCCAAGGCAGTATCGGAGTATGTTGTAAAATTACAACGAGAATCGTGATAGGGAAAATAATTTTCCCCAGCGACCACGTTGTTTTCAATCCAGCTCCTAAGCCGTTCTTAAGCGTAGACACATTTGCGTCAGTTGTCATTGTACCTCACATCCGTTTTTATGATAAACCTGCGATAAATGAGTATTCCAAGTGCAATGAGCACCCCTAAAATAGAAACCACCTGCGCCGCACGAAGACCTCCTCCGTACAGACTATCCGTTCTCATTCCTTCAATGAAGAAACGTCCTACTGAATACCAACTGATATAGAAGAAGAAGATTTCACCGCGTTTCAAGTTCACTCTGCGCAATAGCAGAATGATGGCAAGCCCCACTAAGTTCCACATGGACTCATATAAAAAGGTTGGATGATACGTAATCCCTTCAATTGTCATCTGATTCATAATCCAATCAGGGATGATGTTGTTTTCAAGAAATGACTGAGATACGGGTCCGCCATGAGCTTCTTGGTTCATAAAGTTGCCCCAGCGCCCGATGATTTGACCAATCAATAAACCCGGTGCTGTGATATCTGCAACTTTCCAGAAAGACACTCCGCGTTTTCTTGTAAAGATAACGGCTGTAATAATAGCGCCAATCAATGCACCGTGAATGGCGATGCCGCCTTCCCAAATCTTTATAATATCTCCGGGATTGTCTTTATAGAAATCCCAAGAGAAAATAACATAGTAAATTCGTGCGGAAATGATGGAGATGGGAACTGCCCAAATGAGCATATCCGTCAGGAAATCAGGGTGCATCTTTTGTTTTACCATTTCCTTCTGTACGAGTAAAAACGCTAAAATGATTCCTGTCGCGATTAAAATTCCGTACCATCGGACTTCGAAAGTACCAAAAGAAAACGCAACTGGATCGATTGCTAATAATGTATTCATTTACCGATGAATCCCCTTTTCTTCTGCCGCAGCCGCCTTTTGACTAATCACTGCATCCAGCTTGTTTGTAAATTCCTCAGCTGCATTAATGCCTAATGTTTTAAGCCGATAATCCATTGCAGCCACTTCAATGATCACAGATAGATTTCGACCAGGACGAACAGGTACAATCAGCTTCGTCACTTCGGAATCCATAATCTTCAGTTTGTCTTCGTCCACACCTAGACGATCATACATTTTTTCAGGATCCCATATTTCCAAATCGATGACGAGAACAATCCGTTTATCATCTTTAACAGAACTCGCTCCGAATAAGGTCATAATATCTATGATCCCGACTCCTCGAATTTCTAACATATGCTGAAGCAGCGGAGGAGGACTGCCGATTAAGATATTCTTCCCCACTTCCCGAATTTCAACGGAATCATCTGCAATAAGCCGATGTCCGCGCTTCACTAGTTCAAGTGCCGTCTCACTTTTTCCGACACCGCTTTTTCCGGTGATCAGCACACCAATTCCATAGACGTCCACTAAAACTCCATGAAGGGTTTCCATTGGAGCCAATCGACCTGATATAAAATTCGTGATCATCCCCGAAAGTCTCGTAGTCGGAACGTCCGCTCCTAAAACAGCAATCCCCATTCGCTCTGCGGCCATTTCAAGCTCTGGCGGAAGTGCCACGCCATGGGCCAAAACAAATGCGGGAGTATCTGGCGTACATAACAAATCCATTCGTTCAATCCGAAGTGATTCAGGAAGCATTTCGAAGAACGAGATCTCCGTCTTCCCTAACAGCTGGATGCGCGTGCGCGTATAGAAATCGAAATAGCCTGCCATCTCCAGTCCGGGACGGGAGATATCACTTAACTCAATCGTTCGGTCAATCCCCCTGGCACCAGCCAGCAATTCCAAGTCAAACCGTTCCTGTATATCTTTAACCGTGACTCCACCCATCTGATAGCCACCTCC
Proteins encoded in this region:
- a CDS encoding tetratricopeptide repeat protein, which encodes MDKNEQKKPNKIISFVPDGDFYYERALAEIQKEQFPEALKYLKRAVELNPNDHQIVMQYGIMVMEEGRFEEALDLLIQAYELEPADGDVIFYLAEIHAHLGLLREAKLFAEKYMNVAPEGELSEEAKEIIEFAEQEAAFLADDEPADEEVHLLQEKARRLMETGEFDKAVSVLEDIVVDYPESWSSFNNLALAYFYKGETSDARALLYDVLRKDQGNIHALCNLAVFYYYEGDQEKLLPLTELLVKIRPYQFENRYKLGATFALIGNHKEAYHWLRSIQKKGFEGDAGFFFWLAHAAFFSGHRQQAETAFSRLIEIDPSKAGLEPWIDANENKEIDTSVYTQDKQFLLDKIGNEYVSERMFGFFLLGKSIHKQEIIAHPAYIDVEKLEDLEKLVLASSLDYHLVEKTIADEAFNRAMQASELLYAKHNPLDEEGTHLFQMWFTLFEIGITKQYPFKNPKAIAAAADYMFHSSRNKGVTKTNLSALYEISTPTLTKYVSELFELLPNFS
- a CDS encoding acyltransferase translates to MRKTDRFQVHGKGNSLWNLYKTVSFFKVAKNFMVIQISRYTPFFKAKNWLYRTFLRMEVGQHTAVALMVFPDVMFPERIRIGKNTIIGFNSTILAHEYLIDEYRIGDVVIGDEVMIGANSTILPGVTIGDGAVVSAASLVNKDIPAGAFAGGNPVQIIYTAEQRAEREKNTLKV
- the ppaX gene encoding pyrophosphatase PpaX, translating into MDKPITTILFDLDGTLLDTNELIMQSFEQLLGKHYPGQYTRTEILPFLGPTLAETFTKMDPSKTEGMIQEYREWNMTNHDRLVSEFDGVTEVLTHLANHGIRMAVVSTKRNDMVQKGLDLIGISHLFETVIGLDNVQNPKPDPEPLLLAIERLHASKEEVLMVGDNYHDIEGGKNAGVRTAAVSWSLKGPEFLSTFNPDYMLNHISDLYELTGVKVK
- a CDS encoding nucleoside recognition domain-containing protein gives rise to the protein MTTDANVSTLKNGLGAGLKTTWSLGKIIFPITILVVILQHTPILPWIVKLISPFMNLFGLRGEAAIPLVLGNALNLYAGIAGILSLDLTVKEVFIIAVMLSFAHNLFIETGVALKVGVKLWIVLVVRFGLAAVSGIVINLVWQGGGEIAKYGIAPETAAVPDGWLEILLLGLQKASFGVLQLALIVIPLMLVVQFLKDRKYLEKFSSKFSPVTRLIGVQPNASLTLVAGLVIGLAYGAGVMIQAVQEDGVSKRDATLSFIFLVACHAVIEDTLLFIPLGIPVWPLLLIRIITAFVLTIAVAFFWRQKLNEKLEKEAAVING
- the lgt gene encoding prolipoprotein diacylglyceryl transferase produces the protein MNTLLAIDPVAFSFGTFEVRWYGILIATGIILAFLLVQKEMVKQKMHPDFLTDMLIWAVPISIISARIYYVIFSWDFYKDNPGDIIKIWEGGIAIHGALIGAIITAVIFTRKRGVSFWKVADITAPGLLIGQIIGRWGNFMNQEAHGGPVSQSFLENNIIPDWIMNQMTIEGITYHPTFLYESMWNLVGLAIILLLRRVNLKRGEIFFFYISWYSVGRFFIEGMRTDSLYGGGLRAAQVVSILGVLIALGILIYRRFIIKTDVRYNDN
- the hprK gene encoding HPr(Ser) kinase/phosphatase; the encoded protein is MGGVTVKDIQERFDLELLAGARGIDRTIELSDISRPGLEMAGYFDFYTRTRIQLLGKTEISFFEMLPESLRIERMDLLCTPDTPAFVLAHGVALPPELEMAAERMGIAVLGADVPTTRLSGMITNFISGRLAPMETLHGVLVDVYGIGVLITGKSGVGKSETALELVKRGHRLIADDSVEIREVGKNILIGSPPPLLQHMLEIRGVGIIDIMTLFGASSVKDDKRIVLVIDLEIWDPEKMYDRLGVDEDKLKIMDSEVTKLIVPVRPGRNLSVIIEVAAMDYRLKTLGINAAEEFTNKLDAVISQKAAAAEEKGIHR